The following coding sequences are from one Gossypium raimondii isolate GPD5lz chromosome 4, ASM2569854v1, whole genome shotgun sequence window:
- the LOC105798758 gene encoding VQ motif-containing protein 17 encodes MENLMIRNQTRMPPSNPSPPLSIHRDSKTISKPKPKIRIIHIFAPEIIKTDVANFRELVQRLTGKPPQEKGSKRKPRKDHSFCDKSVSTAAMASKKMEVRSGFVLGLEMRERVVKEEEGMLWGNIGDNSSGFLGDLDGFIQQLGEFPLLPLDASNDHMHGFEEVQLA; translated from the coding sequence AGGAATCAAACCAGAATGCCCCCTTCAAATCCATCACCACCACTATCCATTCACAGGGATTCAAAGACTATATCAAAGCCAAAGCCAAAGATACGCATAATACACATATTTGCACCAGAGATCATCAAGACTGACGTAGCCAACTTCAGAGAACTGGTGCAAAGACTTACCGGCAAACCGCCTCAAGAAAAGGGTTCCAAAAGAAAACCCAGAAAAGACCATAGTTTCTGCGACAAGTCAGTGTCGACGGCAGCCATGGCGAGCAAGAAAATGGAGGTGAGAAGTGGGTTTGTCCTAGGCTTGGAAATGAGAGAAAGGGTGGTTAAGGAAGAAGAAGGTATGTTATGGGGTAACATTGGTGATAATTCAAGTGGTTTCTTGGGTGATTTGGATGGGTTTATTCAACAACTTGGTGAATTTCCTTTGCTCCCTTTGGATGCTTCCAATGATCATATGCATGGATTTGAAGAAGTTCAACTTGCATAA